A region of Heliangelus exortis chromosome 4, bHelExo1.hap1, whole genome shotgun sequence DNA encodes the following proteins:
- the CYP2U1 gene encoding cytochrome P450 2U1, whose protein sequence is MAAAGTAAWTWLLRSPTATELLLVALCWLGCYWLLRRWRAPPGLPPGPAPWPLVGNFAFALLPPPLMKRWARDVWGGGRGSPAVSPHVFLTSLTKLYGSVFRLFVGSRPLIVLNTFGAVREALVQKAEVFSDRPTVPIVLMITHKKGVIFAPYGPVWKQQRKFSLATLRHFGVGRHSLEPKIIEELKFIKEEMLKHGKDSFNPFPIIRNAVSNVICSMAFGRRFNYEDDEFKTMLKNMARALELSVNSSMMLVNICPWLYYLPFGPFWELRKTELDITAFLKKIIAQHRDTLDAANPRDFIDMYFIHAEEEKNKESSFNEDYLFFIIGDLFIAGTDTTSNTLLWCLLYMSLYPEIQEKVHAEIEAVLGRDKVPSLAHKALMPFTEATILEVQRMTAVVPLSIPRMASETAVLQGYTIPKGSVIVPNLWSVHRDPNLWEKPDEFQPSRFLDENGQLIKKEAFIPFGMGKRVCMGEQLAKMELFLIFASLMQSFTFLYPENAAKPSMEGRFGLTLAPCPFDIIALKK, encoded by the exons ATGGCGGCGGCGGGCACGGCCGCTTGGACGTGGCTCTTGCGGTCTCCCACCGCCacggagctgctgctggtggccctgtgctggctgggctgTTACTGGCTGCTGCGGCGATGGCGAGCACCGCCGGGGTTGCCGCCGGGCCCGGCGCCCTGGCCTCTGGTGGGCAACTTCGCCTTCGCCCTCCTGCCGCCGCCGTTAATGAAGAGGTGGGCGAGGGACGTGTGGGGCGGCGGCCGCGGCTCCCCCGCCGTCTCCCCTCACGTTTTCCTCACCAGCCTCACCAAGCTGTACGGCAGCGTCTTCCGGCTCTTCGTGGGCAGCCGCCCCTTAATCGTCCTCAACACCTTCGGGGCGGTGCGGGAGGCCCTGGTGCAGAAGGCGGAGGTCTTCAGCGACCGCCCCACCGTCCCCATCGTCCTTATGATCACCCACAAGAAGG GTGTTATTTTTGCACCTTACGGCCCCGTCTGGAAGCAACAGAGAAAATTCTCTCTCGCGACGCTGCGTCACTTCGGGGTGGGGAGACACAGCTTAGAGCCTAAAATCATCGAGGAGCTGAAGTTTATAAAGGAGGAAATGCTGAAGCACGGGAAGGATTCTTTTAATCCCTTCCCCATCATCCGCAACGCGGTCTCCAATGTCATCTGCTCCATGGCCTTCGGCAGGCGTTTCAACTACGAGGATGATGAGTTCAAGACGATGCTGAAGAACATGGCCCGGGCACTGGAGCTGAGTGTGAACAGCTCCATGATGCTGGTCAATATCTGCCCTTGGCTCTATTACCTTCCCTTTGGGCCTTTCTGGGAACTTAGGAAAACAGAGTTAGATATTactgcttttctgaagaaaatcatCGCGCAGCACCGGGATACGCTGGATGCAGCAAATCCCAGGGACTTCATTGATATGTACTTCATCcatgcagaagaagaaaagaacaaggaGAGCAGTTTTAATGAAGATTATCTCTTTTTTATCATCGGCGACCTCTTCATCGCAGGCACGGACACTACTTCCAATACACTCCTCTGGTGCCTGCTCTACATGTCTCTCTACCCAGAAATCCAAG AGAAGGTTCATGCAGAAATTGAAGCAGTTCTAGGACGTGACAAAGTTCCCTCCCTGGCCCACAAGGCTCTAATGCCTTTCACAGAAGCAACCATTCTGGAAGTGCAGAGGATGACTGCAGTTGTTCCCCTCTCTATTCCTCGGATGGCCTCAGAAACTGCTG TGCTGCAGGGATACACTATTCCTAAGGGCAGCGTGATCGTTCCCAACCTGTGGTCAGTGCACAGAGATCCCAACCTTTGGGAGAAACCTGATGAATTTCAGCCATCAAGATTTCTGGATGAAAATGGCCAGCTAATTAAGAAAGAGGCATTCATTCCTTTTGGAATGG GTAAACGTGTGTGCATGGGAGAGCAGCTGGCAAAAATGGAGCTGTTCTTAATTTTTGCAAGTCTAATGCAAAGCTTTACCTTCTTGTATCCTGAAAATGCTGCGAAACCATCCATGGAGGGAAGGTTTGGTCTAACTTTAGCTCCGTGCCCGTTTGATATAATAGCTTTGAAGAAATAa